One window of Leifsonia sp. AK011 genomic DNA carries:
- a CDS encoding ribose-5-phosphate isomerase, producing the protein MLIHIATDHAGLELSADLQAHLRAAGHDVVDHGPQTYEPLDDYPSFCINAALAVARDQAAGIECLGIVFGGSGNGEQIAANKVKGIRAALVWNESTALLARQHNDANVISIGARQHTVEEAKNFIDLFIAEPFSGEERHARRIAQLAEYEQTGQIAGHPIGA; encoded by the coding sequence ATGCTCATCCACATCGCAACCGACCATGCCGGCCTCGAGCTCAGCGCAGACCTCCAGGCACACCTCCGTGCCGCGGGCCATGACGTCGTCGACCACGGACCCCAGACCTACGAACCGCTCGACGACTACCCGTCGTTCTGCATCAACGCGGCGCTCGCCGTGGCGCGGGACCAGGCTGCCGGCATCGAGTGCCTCGGTATCGTCTTCGGCGGTTCGGGCAACGGCGAGCAGATTGCCGCGAACAAGGTGAAGGGCATCCGTGCCGCCCTCGTCTGGAACGAGTCGACGGCCCTGCTCGCGCGACAGCACAATGACGCCAATGTCATCTCGATCGGTGCACGCCAGCACACCGTCGAGGAGGCCAAGAACTTCATCGATCTCTTCATCGCGGAGCCGTTCTCGGGTGAGGAGCGTCACGCTCGTCGTATCGCGCAGCTGGCCGAGTACGAGCAGACAGGGCAGATCGCGGGCCACCCGATCGGCGCCTAG
- a CDS encoding amidohydrolase, translating to MLLGNARVSDRDVDVRIEDGRIVEIGSIGSGDIDLAGRWLLPGLWDEHVHFTQWALTSQRLDVSAAASAREAAEIVRAAVGDDLLVGVGFRDGLWPDAPHKELLDSAAPTVPVVLLSGDLHSVWLNTAALQRFGHAHHPTGLLREDAAFAVTAALGTVDDTILDSWAREAATAAAARGVVGVADLEMAWNRDTWERRIAAGHDALRVQFAIYTQDLERAIDQGLHTGLELEPLLTVGGYKVLTDGSLGTRTAFTYDAYPDGGTGLLTVEPDDLRRYMTLASKAGIEPWVHAIGDRANTLALDAFEAVGATGRIEHAQLLSSADLPRFAALGVAASVQPEHAMDDRDLADSVWDGRTGGLYAFRSLLDAGAVLRLGSDAPVSPLDPWIAISAAVTRRRGDREPWHPEQRITPEEAIAASVRSSVAEGEPADLVAVEADPFDADGALLERMPVALTVLGGRITHERL from the coding sequence ATGCTTCTCGGTAACGCGCGCGTCTCCGATCGCGACGTCGACGTTCGCATCGAGGACGGTCGGATCGTCGAGATCGGGTCCATCGGCAGCGGCGACATCGATCTCGCGGGCCGATGGTTGCTTCCCGGCCTCTGGGATGAACACGTGCACTTCACGCAGTGGGCGCTCACGTCGCAGCGACTTGACGTGTCTGCCGCGGCATCCGCTCGCGAGGCTGCCGAGATCGTTCGTGCGGCCGTCGGCGACGATCTGCTGGTCGGCGTAGGTTTTCGCGACGGCCTCTGGCCTGATGCCCCGCACAAGGAGCTCCTCGATTCCGCTGCTCCCACGGTGCCGGTCGTTCTCCTCAGTGGCGACCTCCACTCGGTGTGGCTCAACACGGCCGCGCTCCAGCGGTTCGGTCATGCGCACCACCCCACTGGACTCCTCCGCGAGGACGCCGCATTCGCCGTCACCGCAGCCCTGGGAACGGTGGATGACACGATCCTCGACTCCTGGGCGCGTGAGGCAGCCACGGCTGCCGCTGCCCGCGGCGTCGTCGGTGTCGCCGATCTCGAGATGGCGTGGAACCGCGACACGTGGGAGCGCCGCATCGCCGCTGGCCACGACGCACTGCGCGTGCAGTTCGCCATCTACACGCAGGACCTCGAGCGGGCGATCGACCAGGGGCTGCACACGGGACTCGAACTCGAGCCCCTGCTCACGGTGGGGGGCTACAAGGTGCTCACGGATGGCTCGCTGGGTACGCGCACCGCGTTCACCTACGACGCCTACCCCGATGGCGGAACAGGCCTCCTGACCGTCGAACCCGACGACCTTCGCAGGTACATGACCCTAGCCTCCAAGGCCGGGATCGAGCCCTGGGTCCACGCGATCGGCGACCGCGCCAACACCCTCGCGCTCGACGCCTTCGAGGCCGTTGGCGCGACCGGCCGGATCGAGCATGCCCAGCTGCTCTCCAGCGCCGACCTGCCCCGCTTCGCCGCGCTCGGTGTTGCGGCGAGTGTCCAGCCGGAGCACGCGATGGACGACCGGGACCTCGCCGATTCGGTGTGGGACGGGCGCACTGGCGGTCTCTACGCCTTCCGGAGCCTGCTCGATGCCGGTGCAGTTCTTCGGCTCGGGTCGGATGCACCCGTCTCCCCGCTCGACCCGTGGATCGCGATCTCGGCCGCGGTCACACGCAGGCGCGGGGATCGGGAGCCGTGGCATCCGGAGCAGCGCATCACCCCGGAGGAGGCGATCGCGGCGTCCGTGCGTTCGAGCGTCGCCGAGGGGGAACCTGCTGATCTCGTCGCCGTGGAGGCAGACCCGTTCGACGCGGACGGCGCGTTACTCGAGCGGATGCCCGTTGCCCTGACCGTTCTCGGTGGGCGCATCACCCACGAGCGGCTCTAG
- a CDS encoding sensor histidine kinase codes for MTAPLTTASPHPTALRRYGDLWRSVPRELAFLFIAFPIALVGFVVTIGLFSSGAGLLAVLVGLLFIIGALYVARGFGTLTLGLLRFAGRPAIEKPEWQDARARTGFVGWIRATLGNGHYWLYLLHTMVVDFVVTTITWSITVTWVAVGLGGISYWFWDGFIPDGDRDFFLSQWIIERLGGAAPDPLVAENLFQLILGIIFLVTLPFVTRALTSLHWAVARGMLAAFRSDALQQEVASLAESRGAAVSAEGHSLRRLERDIHDGPQQRLVRLQMDIAAAERQMDTDPEKAKGLLSDAMQQSKDALEELRALSRGFAPPILLDRGLVAALESVAIRGPIPAKVVDELPEGTVIPQEIERTAYFVGAEALTNAGKHSGATEAHVTVAVDAGWLTVDVTDHGSGGATMVDDHGLAGLRERLRGVGGTLQVESPVGGPTTISARLPLTYP; via the coding sequence ATGACCGCCCCACTCACCACGGCCTCCCCGCACCCGACCGCGCTCCGCCGCTACGGCGACCTCTGGCGCTCCGTGCCACGCGAACTCGCGTTCCTCTTCATCGCGTTCCCGATCGCTCTCGTCGGCTTCGTCGTCACCATCGGGCTCTTCTCCTCTGGCGCTGGACTGCTCGCGGTACTCGTCGGCCTGCTCTTCATCATCGGCGCCCTGTACGTGGCCCGCGGGTTCGGCACCCTCACTCTGGGGCTGCTGCGATTCGCAGGTCGGCCGGCCATCGAGAAGCCGGAATGGCAGGATGCCCGTGCCAGGACGGGCTTCGTCGGATGGATCCGCGCCACCCTCGGCAACGGTCACTACTGGCTCTACCTGTTGCACACGATGGTGGTCGACTTCGTCGTGACGACCATCACGTGGTCCATCACCGTCACGTGGGTGGCTGTCGGGCTCGGTGGAATCAGCTACTGGTTCTGGGACGGGTTTATTCCGGACGGTGACCGTGACTTCTTCCTCTCGCAGTGGATCATCGAACGCCTCGGCGGTGCCGCCCCTGACCCGCTGGTGGCCGAGAACCTGTTCCAGCTCATACTCGGGATCATCTTCCTCGTCACACTCCCGTTCGTCACACGCGCGCTGACCTCCCTCCACTGGGCCGTCGCCCGCGGGATGCTCGCGGCATTCCGTTCGGATGCGCTACAGCAGGAGGTCGCGTCGCTGGCGGAGTCGCGCGGTGCCGCGGTGTCGGCGGAGGGGCACTCGCTGCGGCGGCTGGAGCGTGACATCCACGACGGTCCCCAGCAGCGGCTCGTGAGGCTCCAGATGGACATCGCTGCCGCCGAGCGGCAAATGGACACCGACCCCGAGAAGGCGAAGGGTCTGCTCTCCGACGCGATGCAGCAGTCGAAGGATGCGCTCGAAGAGCTTCGTGCCCTGTCGCGGGGATTCGCTCCGCCGATCCTGCTCGACCGGGGGCTCGTCGCCGCACTCGAGTCCGTAGCGATCCGCGGTCCCATCCCCGCCAAGGTGGTCGACGAGTTGCCGGAGGGCACGGTCATCCCGCAGGAGATCGAGCGCACCGCCTACTTCGTGGGGGCCGAAGCTCTCACGAACGCGGGCAAGCACTCCGGTGCAACCGAGGCCCATGTCACGGTTGCGGTCGATGCGGGCTGGTTGACGGTGGATGTCACGGACCACGGGTCGGGCGGAGCGACCATGGTCGACGACCACGGGCTCGCTGGCCTCCGCGAACGACTGCGCGGCGTGGGCGGCACCCTGCAGGTCGAGAGCCCTGTCGGCGGACCCACCACGATCTCAGCGCGTCTACCCCTCACCTACCCTTGA
- a CDS encoding globin yields the protein MSAGGDAVQGNFWEQVGGRPTFEKLVRAFYDGIRTDEVLLPMYPEEDLEGAIQRLTGFLEQYWGGPTTYSEERGHPRLRMRHLPFKVNPDARDRWLLHMRAAVDTLELPPLQDATLWGYLDRAAHAMVNTFDD from the coding sequence ATGAGTGCCGGCGGCGATGCCGTGCAGGGCAACTTCTGGGAGCAGGTCGGCGGCCGACCGACGTTCGAGAAGCTCGTACGGGCCTTCTACGACGGCATCCGCACCGATGAGGTGCTGCTTCCGATGTATCCAGAAGAGGATCTCGAGGGTGCCATCCAGCGCCTCACCGGATTCCTCGAGCAGTACTGGGGTGGTCCCACGACGTACAGCGAGGAGCGCGGGCATCCGCGGCTGCGCATGCGCCACCTGCCGTTCAAGGTGAACCCGGATGCCAGGGACCGCTGGCTCCTCCACATGCGTGCCGCGGTCGACACCCTTGAGCTGCCACCGCTGCAGGACGCGACGCTGTGGGGTTACCTCGACCGCGCTGCCCACGCCATGGTGAACACGTTCGACGACTAG
- a CDS encoding mechanosensitive ion channel family protein: MLLRFVLIFVIRRVVNRVVSGVKKRHNVDDTRELEASPLAAVRLVQRTRSLGSVFSNGATAIIVAVSILMIFAVAAPGATGAFALITAAVGAGLGFGAQNIVRDVLNGIFIVSEDQLGIGDVVDTGLATGVVEDVGIRITQIRDVNGTLWFVRNGEILRLGNMSYGWARAIIDLAVPYDADVDAIQARILEVANELAADPKWKHRIIEKPALWGIESISAEAVVVRLVVKTRSTAKDDVARELRWRLKKALDEMGVRLPALNSIVLTGFDGAAGLRSSKANRQKPPASLDDVAKKNATPTKGDG, translated from the coding sequence GTGCTGCTTCGGTTCGTCCTGATCTTTGTCATCCGTCGCGTCGTCAACCGCGTCGTATCCGGGGTGAAGAAGAGGCACAACGTGGACGACACGCGTGAACTCGAGGCGTCGCCCCTTGCCGCGGTGCGCCTCGTCCAACGCACGCGGTCCCTGGGCAGCGTGTTCTCGAACGGCGCGACCGCCATCATCGTCGCCGTCTCCATCCTCATGATCTTCGCCGTGGCTGCCCCGGGTGCGACTGGCGCCTTTGCCCTGATCACCGCTGCCGTCGGTGCTGGCCTGGGTTTTGGAGCGCAGAACATCGTGCGTGACGTGCTCAACGGCATCTTCATCGTGTCCGAGGACCAGCTCGGCATCGGCGACGTGGTCGACACCGGCCTCGCGACGGGTGTCGTGGAGGATGTCGGCATTCGCATCACCCAGATCCGTGACGTCAACGGCACGCTGTGGTTCGTGCGCAATGGCGAGATCCTGCGCCTCGGCAACATGTCGTACGGGTGGGCGCGGGCGATCATCGACCTCGCGGTGCCCTACGACGCGGATGTCGACGCGATCCAGGCGCGCATCCTGGAGGTCGCGAACGAACTCGCCGCTGACCCGAAGTGGAAGCACCGCATCATCGAGAAGCCCGCCCTGTGGGGCATCGAATCGATCTCCGCCGAGGCCGTGGTGGTGCGCCTCGTCGTGAAAACCCGATCGACGGCGAAGGACGACGTGGCCAGAGAGCTCCGGTGGCGACTCAAGAAGGCGCTCGACGAGATGGGTGTCCGGCTTCCGGCACTCAATTCGATCGTGCTCACCGGGTTCGACGGGGCGGCGGGGTTGCGCAGCTCGAAAGCGAATCGGCAGAAGCCCCCGGCATCCCTCGACGATGTCGCCAAGAAGAACGCAACACCAACGAAGGGCGACGGATGA
- the pepN gene encoding aminopeptidase N yields MPGENLTRVEAQERKALIDVQSYEVALDLTTGPETFGSTTTVRFTATQGASTFIDAITRTVHSVTLNGTALDATAVSDGTRIQLDNLSDTNVLEVVAEVEYSRTGEGLHRFVDPVDDEVYLYTQFEVPDSRRVFAVFEQPDLKATFQFTVTAPADWAVVSNSPTPVPSPAVLPEALEGGAATWTFAPTPVLSSYVTALVAGPYESVHSELTSSDGRVIPLGIFARKSLAQYLDADYIFEKTREGFAFYEEKFAYPYPFAKYDQLFVPEFNAGAMENAGAITFTETYVFRSKVTDAIKERRVVTILHELAHMWFGDLVTMKWWNDLWLNESFAEWASTLATAEATEWHEAWTTFQAMEKSWAYKQDQLPSTHPVVATINDLEDVQVNFDGITYAKGGSVLKQLVAWVGIDAFMAGVGAYFRKHEFANTELTDLLVELEKTSGRELTSWSKLWLETAGVNTLRPAIQTTDDGAIASFAVLQSAEPDYPTIRPHRLAIGFYNLRDGKLRRDHRVEIDIDGERTEVPELVGLARPDLVLVNDEDLAYAKIRLDAESQSVAMEHLEDIDDPLARAIVWGAAWDATRDAETRPSDYVQLVLNNIAAETESTTIRTTLTQLLSVARYYVDPAARGATIATVGDGLWTLAQRADAASDAQFQFVKFFANIASTSEHVASLRGLLDGSITLDGLEIDTDLRWELLEGLALNNAISDAEIESALLADNTSNGQQAAARARAAVPTAEAKATAFASLADSDTLSNAIVRAVTMGFQHTNDPASLAPLVEPYFASLDEIWATRSYKIAEHFVEGLYPAPLASQDLVDATNAWLDTHPDSPALRRMVIENLAGVERALRAQARDAAEV; encoded by the coding sequence GTGCCAGGAGAGAATCTCACCCGTGTCGAGGCCCAGGAGCGTAAGGCCCTGATCGATGTGCAGTCCTACGAGGTCGCGCTCGACCTGACGACCGGTCCCGAGACCTTCGGTAGTACGACCACGGTGCGGTTCACCGCCACGCAGGGCGCATCCACGTTCATCGACGCGATCACCCGCACCGTTCACTCCGTCACGCTCAACGGCACCGCACTGGATGCCACGGCCGTGAGCGACGGCACGCGCATCCAGCTCGACAACCTCTCGGACACCAACGTGCTCGAGGTCGTCGCAGAGGTCGAGTACTCCCGCACTGGCGAGGGCCTCCACCGCTTCGTGGACCCGGTCGACGACGAGGTGTACCTGTACACGCAGTTCGAGGTGCCGGACTCCCGCCGCGTCTTCGCCGTCTTCGAGCAGCCCGACCTGAAGGCGACCTTCCAGTTCACGGTGACGGCGCCAGCCGACTGGGCCGTAGTCAGCAACTCCCCCACGCCGGTTCCCTCCCCTGCTGTGCTCCCCGAGGCTCTCGAAGGGGGCGCTGCGACCTGGACCTTCGCACCCACACCCGTTCTGTCCAGCTACGTCACCGCGCTCGTGGCTGGTCCGTATGAGTCTGTGCACTCGGAACTCACGTCGAGCGATGGCCGTGTCATCCCGCTCGGGATCTTCGCCCGCAAGTCGCTCGCCCAGTACCTCGACGCCGACTACATCTTCGAGAAGACCCGCGAGGGCTTCGCGTTCTACGAGGAGAAGTTCGCCTACCCCTACCCGTTCGCCAAGTACGACCAGCTGTTCGTGCCGGAGTTCAACGCCGGCGCCATGGAGAACGCGGGCGCGATCACCTTCACGGAGACGTACGTGTTCCGCTCGAAGGTGACGGATGCCATCAAGGAGCGTCGCGTCGTCACGATCCTGCACGAGCTCGCCCACATGTGGTTCGGCGACCTCGTGACCATGAAGTGGTGGAACGACCTCTGGCTCAACGAGTCGTTCGCGGAGTGGGCCTCGACGCTCGCGACCGCCGAGGCCACCGAGTGGCATGAGGCGTGGACCACCTTCCAGGCGATGGAGAAGAGCTGGGCCTACAAGCAGGACCAGCTGCCATCCACCCACCCGGTCGTCGCGACCATCAACGACCTCGAGGACGTCCAGGTCAACTTCGACGGCATCACCTACGCCAAGGGCGGTTCGGTGCTCAAGCAGCTCGTCGCGTGGGTGGGTATTGACGCCTTCATGGCGGGTGTTGGCGCGTACTTCCGCAAGCACGAGTTCGCCAACACCGAGCTGACCGACCTGCTCGTCGAACTCGAGAAGACCTCCGGTCGCGAGCTCACGAGCTGGAGCAAGCTCTGGCTCGAGACCGCGGGCGTCAACACGCTCCGTCCCGCGATCCAGACCACGGATGACGGCGCCATCGCGTCGTTCGCGGTGCTCCAGTCCGCCGAGCCCGACTACCCCACGATCCGCCCGCACCGCCTCGCGATCGGTTTCTACAACCTCCGTGACGGCAAGCTCCGTCGCGACCACCGCGTGGAGATCGACATCGACGGTGAGCGGACCGAGGTTCCGGAACTCGTCGGCCTCGCCCGCCCTGACCTCGTGCTCGTCAACGATGAGGACCTGGCGTACGCCAAGATCCGACTCGACGCGGAGTCGCAGTCGGTTGCGATGGAGCACCTCGAGGACATCGACGACCCGCTGGCTCGTGCGATCGTCTGGGGCGCCGCCTGGGATGCCACGCGTGACGCCGAGACCCGCCCGAGCGACTACGTGCAGCTCGTGCTGAACAACATCGCCGCCGAGACCGAGTCGACCACCATCCGCACGACCCTCACGCAGCTCCTGTCCGTGGCCCGGTACTACGTCGACCCTGCTGCACGGGGTGCGACGATCGCCACGGTGGGCGATGGGCTCTGGACTCTCGCGCAGCGGGCGGATGCGGCATCCGACGCGCAGTTCCAGTTCGTGAAGTTCTTCGCCAACATCGCTTCGACGTCCGAGCACGTGGCGTCGCTCCGCGGGCTGCTCGACGGCTCGATCACGCTCGACGGGCTCGAGATCGATACCGACCTCCGGTGGGAGTTGCTCGAGGGACTCGCACTCAACAACGCGATCTCCGATGCCGAGATCGAGAGCGCGCTGCTGGCCGACAACACATCGAACGGCCAGCAGGCCGCCGCGCGGGCACGTGCCGCAGTCCCGACCGCCGAGGCGAAGGCGACCGCGTTCGCCTCGCTCGCGGACAGCGACACCCTGAGCAACGCGATCGTGCGTGCGGTGACCATGGGCTTCCAGCACACAAATGACCCGGCGTCGCTGGCCCCGCTCGTCGAGCCGTACTTCGCGTCGCTCGACGAGATCTGGGCCACGCGCAGCTACAAGATCGCCGAGCACTTCGTCGAGGGCCTCTACCCCGCGCCGCTCGCGTCGCAGGACCTCGTGGATGCCACGAACGCCTGGCTCGACACGCATCCCGACTCGCCGGCCCTGCGCCGCATGGTGATCGAGAACCTCGCGGGCGTGGAACGTGCGCTGCGTGCCCAGGCGCGCGACGCCGCGGAGGTGTAG
- a CDS encoding Fpg/Nei family DNA glycosylase, with translation MPEGHSVHRIARQFGLHFVGKRIAASSPQGRFAAGAAQLDGHEMVDAKAVGKQMFLEFDHDLWLRVHLGIYGAWDFSGDITADATIASAAGRMGQTNQRGTVVGGFEDSLSSIGAPRRTRLRMAEQERLEAPLESFPPEPIGAVRVRLLTDATCADLRGPTACDVLTPDEVQAVIDRLGPDPLVDTGKKAEDRFTATVLKKPTPIGLLLMDQSVVSGIGNVYRAELLFRARLNPHTPGRDVPEETVRALWRDWTKLLKIGVKTGQMLTMDGLRGARYEAALASRDDRHWVYHRTGKPCRLCGTPIVMEEIGGRKLYWCPLDQA, from the coding sequence ATGCCCGAGGGTCACTCCGTCCACCGCATCGCCCGGCAGTTCGGGCTGCACTTCGTCGGCAAGCGCATCGCTGCCAGTTCTCCCCAGGGCCGCTTTGCGGCGGGAGCAGCCCAGCTCGACGGCCACGAGATGGTCGACGCGAAAGCCGTCGGCAAGCAGATGTTCCTCGAGTTCGATCACGATCTGTGGCTCCGCGTGCACCTGGGCATCTATGGGGCCTGGGACTTCTCCGGCGACATCACGGCGGATGCCACGATCGCCTCGGCCGCGGGACGCATGGGCCAGACCAACCAGCGTGGCACCGTCGTGGGAGGGTTCGAGGATTCGCTCTCGAGCATCGGAGCACCCCGGCGCACACGGTTGCGGATGGCCGAGCAGGAGCGACTCGAGGCACCCCTCGAGTCCTTCCCGCCGGAGCCCATCGGCGCCGTTCGCGTCCGGCTGCTGACGGATGCAACCTGCGCGGACCTCCGCGGACCGACCGCGTGCGACGTCCTCACCCCTGACGAGGTTCAGGCCGTCATCGACCGTCTCGGCCCGGATCCGCTCGTGGACACGGGCAAGAAGGCCGAAGATCGGTTCACTGCAACCGTGCTCAAGAAGCCCACGCCTATCGGACTCCTCCTCATGGACCAGTCGGTCGTGAGCGGCATCGGCAACGTGTACCGCGCCGAGCTCCTGTTCCGTGCCCGGCTCAACCCCCACACCCCAGGGCGTGACGTGCCGGAGGAGACGGTACGCGCGCTCTGGCGTGACTGGACGAAGCTCCTCAAGATCGGCGTGAAGACAGGACAGATGCTGACTATGGACGGTCTGCGTGGCGCGCGCTACGAGGCCGCGCTCGCGAGTCGTGACGATCGGCACTGGGTCTACCACCGCACCGGCAAGCCGTGCCGTCTCTGCGGAACGCCCATCGTCATGGAGGAGATCGGCGGCCGCAAGCTCTACTGGTGCCCCCTCGACCAGGCCTGA
- a CDS encoding FMN-binding negative transcriptional regulator — MRHTPGYITTDPEEVKRLIRANSWATIVSHTSAGLVASHYPVVLEENEDDIVIVSHVGRPDEKLHELGEHEILVIIQGPHGYISPGWYDEGDIIPTWNHVTAHLYGVPEILSDEENFRVLGELVDYFEDTMPHPVSLELDEESSRRIAKGTVGIRLRVTRFDARLKLSQNKSPEVRERIISELQAGENYANPPLAREMTRLDRDASR, encoded by the coding sequence ATGAGACATACGCCCGGCTACATCACGACCGATCCCGAGGAAGTGAAGCGGCTCATCCGCGCCAACTCGTGGGCGACGATCGTCTCCCACACGAGCGCCGGGCTCGTCGCGAGCCACTACCCGGTCGTCCTCGAGGAGAACGAGGATGACATCGTCATCGTCTCCCACGTCGGGCGCCCAGACGAGAAGCTGCACGAGCTTGGTGAGCACGAGATCCTCGTCATCATCCAGGGCCCGCACGGCTACATCTCGCCCGGGTGGTACGACGAGGGTGACATCATCCCCACCTGGAATCACGTCACGGCGCACCTCTACGGCGTTCCCGAGATTCTCTCCGACGAGGAGAACTTCCGGGTGCTCGGCGAGCTCGTCGACTACTTCGAGGACACCATGCCCCACCCGGTGAGCCTCGAGCTGGACGAGGAGTCCTCCCGTCGCATTGCCAAGGGCACTGTGGGTATCCGACTGCGCGTCACACGGTTCGACGCGCGCCTCAAGCTGAGCCAGAACAAGTCGCCGGAGGTGCGCGAGCGCATCATCAGCGAGCTGCAGGCGGGGGAGAACTACGCCAATCCGCCGCTGGCACGCGAGATGACCCGGCTGGACCGCGATGCTTCTCGGTAA
- a CDS encoding Dps family protein, producing MAETKTVPQSTSDPDVTSGVAQFLGPVVTDLTALSIDGKQAHWHVRGANFQAVHELLDSVVDHARDYADTAAERVVALGLPIDARTQTVGSKATTPVMTAGFQQADAVITEVIAAIDATLVTVRTAVTELGELDPVSQDVAIEIARGLEKDRWFLFAHLAGQ from the coding sequence ATGGCCGAAACGAAGACAGTCCCCCAGTCCACGAGCGACCCGGATGTCACGAGCGGCGTCGCACAGTTCCTCGGGCCGGTCGTCACCGACCTCACCGCCCTCTCGATCGACGGCAAGCAGGCGCACTGGCACGTACGGGGCGCCAACTTCCAGGCCGTCCACGAGCTCCTCGACTCCGTCGTCGACCACGCGCGCGACTATGCGGACACCGCCGCCGAGCGCGTCGTCGCCCTCGGTCTGCCGATCGACGCACGCACCCAGACGGTCGGCAGCAAGGCGACCACCCCCGTGATGACCGCCGGATTCCAGCAGGCGGACGCCGTGATCACCGAGGTCATCGCCGCGATCGATGCGACCCTCGTGACCGTCCGCACCGCCGTGACCGAGCTCGGCGAGCTCGACCCGGTGAGCCAGGATGTCGCGATCGAGATCGCCCGCGGCCTTGAGAAGGACCGCTGGTTCCTCTTCGCGCACCTCGCGGGCCAGTAA